gatgcctataagaaaagttatagaattaaaactgcaggttttttgtcacttttctgcaaagatattttatgggaaactaatggatttatatcgttaaaaaaaaccactcacaatattaaaacaaactttaaacgcatatttttagaggcttaaggcacaagactttaaagatacaccgcttggaaatcggatgccggaaataaaagttatggatttagaggtgcagggttttggtcatttttctgcaaacacgatttttttggaaatttagaaaggggtaacatcataaaaattgcaaaatatcgaccagaaattacaaaccaagttttaaacgcagttttttagagaaccaagcctcgagacatttaacgtataccactttgaaatcggatgcctataagaaaagttatagaattaaaactgcaggttttttgtcacttttctgcaaacatattttatgggaaactaatggatttatatcgttaaaaaaaacaactcacaatattaaaacaaactttaaacgcagatttttagaggcttaagccacaagactttaaagatacaccgcttggaaatcggatgccggaaataaaagttatggatttagaggtGTAGGtgtttaaacgcagttttttagagaaccaagcctcgagacatttaacgtataccactttgaaatcggatgccaataagaaaagttatagaattaaaactgcaggttttttgtcacttttttgcaaacatattttatgggaaactaatggatttatatcgttaaaaaaaaccactcacaatattaaaacaaactttaaacgcagatttttagaggcttaagccacaagactttaaagatacaccgcttggaaatcggatgccggaaataaaagttatggatttagaggtGTAGGtgtttaaacgcagttttttagagaaccaagcctcgagacatttaacgtataccactttgaaatcggatgccaataagaaaagttatagaattaaaactgcaggttttttgtcacttttttgcaaacatattttatgggaaactaatggatttatatcgttaaaaaaaaccactcacaatattaaaacaaactttaaacgcagatttttagaggcttaagccacaagactttaaagatacaccgcttggaaatcggatgccggaaataaaagttatggatttagaggtgcagggttttggtcatttttctgcaaacacgattttttttgaaatttagaaaggggtaacatcataaaaattgcaaaatatcgaccagaaattacaaaccaagttttaaacgcagttttttagagaaccaagcctcgagacatttaacgtataccactttgaaatcggatgcctataagaaaagttatagaattaaaactgcaggttttttgtcacttttctgcaaagatattttatgggaaactaatggatttatatcgttaaaaaaatccactcacaatattaaaacaaactttaaacgcatatttttagaggcttaaggcacaagactttaaagatacaccgcttggaaatcggatgccggaaataaaagttatggatttagaggtgcagggttttggtcatttttctgcaaacacgatttttttggaaatttagaaaggggtaacatcataaaaattgcaaaatatcgaccagaaattacaaaccaagttttaaacgcagttttttagagaaccaagcctcgagacatttaacgtataccactttgaaatcggatgcctataagaaaagttatagaattaaaactgcaggttttttgtcacttttctgcaaacatattttatgggaaactaatggacttatatcgttaaaaaaaacaactcacaatattaaaacaaactttaaacgcagatttttagaggcttaagccacaagactttaaagtcttggaaatcggatgccggaaataaaagttatggatttagaggtgcagggttttggtcatttttctgcaaaaccagaaattacaaaccaagttttaaacgcaagtttttagagaactaagcctcgTGACATTTAAcgtataccactttgaaatcggatgcctataagaaaagttatagaattaaaactgcaggttttttgtcacttttctgcaaagataTTTTATGAGAAactaatggatttatatctttaaaaaaaaccactcacaatattaaaacaaactttaaacgcagatttttagaggcttaagccacaagactttaaagatacaccgcttggaaatcggatgccggaaataaaagttatggatttagaggtgcagggttttggtcatttttctgcaaacacgatttttttggaaatttagaaaggggtaacatcataaaaattgcaaaatatcgaccagaaattacaaaccaagttttaaacgcaatTTTTAAGAGAACTaagcctcgagacatttaacgtataccactttgaaatcggatgcctataagaaaagttatagaattaaaactgcaggttttttgtcaagTTTCTGCAAAGATATTTTATGGGAAACTAAtagatttatatcgttaaaaaaaaccactcacaatattaaaacaaactttaaacgcagatttttagaggcttaagccacaagactttaaagatacaccgcttggaaatcggatgccggaaataaaagttatggatttagaggtgcagggttttggtcatttttctgcaaacacgatttttttggaaatttagaaaggggtaacatcataaaaattgcaaaatatcgaccagaaattacaaaccaagttttaaacgcagttttttagagaaccaagcctcgagacatttaacgtataccactttgaaatcggatgcctataagaaaagttatagaattaaaactgcaggttttttgtcacttttctgcaaacatattttatgggaaactaatggatttatatcgttaaaaaaaaccactcacaatattaaaacaaactttaaacgcagatttttagaggcttaagccacaagactttaaagatacaccgcttggaaatcggatgccggaaataaaagttatggatttagaggtgcagggttttggtcatttttctgcaaacacgatttttttggaaatttagaaaggggtaacatcataaaaattgcaaaatatcgaccagaaattacaaaccaagttttaaacgcagttttttagagaaccaagcctcgagacatttaacgtataccactttgaaatcggatgcctataagaaaagttatagaattaaaactgcaggttttttgtcacttttctgcaaacataatttatgggaaactaatggatttatatcgttaaaaaaaacaactcacaatattaaaacaaactttaaacgcagatttttagaggcttaagccacaagactttaaagatataccgcTTGGAAATCGAATGccggaaataaaagttatggatttagaggtgcagggttttggtcatttttctgcaaacacgatttttttggaaatttagaaaggggtaacatcataaaaattgcaaaatatcgaccagaaattacaaaccaagttttaaacgcagttttttagagaaccaagcctcgagacatttaacgtataccactttgaaatcggatgcctataagaaaagttatagaattaaaactgcaggttttttgtcacttttctgcaaacataatttatgggaaactaatggatttatatcgttaaaaaaaacaactcacaatattaaaacaaactttaaacgcagatttttagaggcttaagccacaagactttaaagatataccgcTTGGAAATCGAATGccggaaataaaagttatggatttagaggtgcagggttttggtcatttttctgcaaacacgatttttttggaaatttagaaaggggtaacatcataaaaattgcaaaatatcgaccagaaattacaaaccaagttttaaacgcagttttttagagaaccaagcctcgagacatttaacgtataccactttgaaatcggatgcctataagaaaagttatagaattaaaactgcaggttttttgtcacttttctgcaaacataatttatgggaaactaatggatttatatcgttaaaaaaaacaactcacaatattaaaacaaactttaaacgcagatttttagaggcttaagccacaagactttaaagatataccgcTTGGAAATCGGAATGccggaaataaaagttatggatttagaggtgcagggttttggtcatttttctgcaaacacgatttttttggaaatttagaaaggggtaacatcataaaaattgcaaaatatcgaccagaaattacaaaccaagttttaaacgcagttttttagagaaccaagcctcgagacatttaacgtataccactttgaaatcggatgcctataagaaaagttatagaattaaaactgcaggttttttgtcacttttctgcaaacataatttatgggaaactaatggatttatatcgttaaaaaaaacaactcacaatattaaaacaaactttaaacgcagatttttagaggcttaagccacaagactttaaagatataccgcttggaaatcggatgccggaaataaaagttatggatttagaggtgcagggttttggtcatttttctgcaaacacgattttttttggaaatttagaaaggggtaacatcataaaaattgcaaaatatcgaccagaaattacaaacctagttttaaacgcagttttttagagaaccaAGATATTTTAtgggaaattaatggatttacagatttttagaggcttaagccacaagactttaaggatatacaactttaaagaaaagttatagacttaaaactgcaggattttgtcacttttctgcaaagctatttttcgaaaattacTTATAGccttatatcgttaaaaaaacaactcacaattttataataaaatgtgGATGTATTGTTAGTagacttatatttattttattatttttgttattttatggtaaaaatcaagaaaattatTCGCTTAGCCATTAAAACTCCGTGACGAATCGAAAAACTCGGTactctattttcttttcttagtTTGCCGCAGCGTTTCAAATGAAGTGTGTATGTAAGTGGACCAATTAATTTCCCTCTGGAGTTTCtagcaaattttcccttaGTTTTGTTGTTCTTGGCCATGTCAGTGGCCGGCCAATTCGTTAGTGATTTTTACAAACGTTTTGCCAAGGATAATTTAGAcaaaaacatttgtatttCGCCTTTCTCCGTCGAAATCCTTATGCATATGGTCTACATGGGAGCCGGGGGAAAGACAGCCCAAGAACTGAGAAAAATACTGAAGCCGCCACCCAACGAATCGCAAGTGGCCCCAAGATTCAAGGACATTTTGACCAATCTCGAAGTAAATGAGAACGAGGTCATTCTGGCCAATCGCATATACGTCAACGATGAATACCAGTTAGTTTCGGGCTATAATGAGCTGGTTAAGGATTCCTTTAAGGCTGAGGCCCAGACTATCAACCTAAAAAATTCCGACAATGCAGCTTCCGTTGTCAATAAGTGGGCAATTGAAGTGTCCAGCGGCAGGATAAGAAATATAGTTTCACCCAATGATATGAAACCGGACTTAAAAGTGGCGCTCTTAAGtgccatttattttaagccCGAGTGGCTGTACAAGTTCAACCCAAAGGATACCTATATTGCCGATTTCCATGTTACTGCCCAGAAACGCATTCCTGTCGAAATGATGAGAATGAGTGGCAATTTCGGGGTGAAAATTACTTTTCGCTTAAATgcccaatatatatatctgcCTTTGCGGAACTCAAACCTAACCATGGTGATCTTTTTGCCCCTTGAAGTCGATGGCCTGGAAAAGGTGGAGAAGAGGATCTCAACCTATTTCTTCCGAACAATACACAAGGAATATGTGGACTTAAGGCTGCCCAAgtttaaaatcgaattttcCGCAGATGTGAAGAACATTCTTGGGAAGGTGGGTGTGTTTTGATAAGCAATTGGTCATCATTATAATTTCTTCTCATAGATGGGCATACGAGATGCATTTGAGAGCTCTGCGGACTTAAGTGGTCTAGTAAAACCGTCAAAGGCCCCGATCAACAAAGTCTTTCAAAAGGCCTCTTTTGAGGTTGATGAGGAGGGCGACGACGAAGACACTCCTCCAAGTATCTTTTGTGTTCagtgtttttaatatatttattttcatatatttttattccgCAGTTGAGGAATACAACAAATGTGCAGGTTGCGGGCAATGGGAGTTCATCGCAGAGCACCCGTTTGCCTACCTCATTCGGGATCAGCATACTACTTACATTCAAGGACATGTCGTTAACCCGGGAACgtgaaatataatataattgataaccaaaaaaatccaaaacaattccaaataaatataacattaacttcttttgttttaagttttggtttgatttaatttctaagccacagtttaaaataaatatttattatgcaATTATTTCCTCAAAATTCATAATAACATATATGTGGCtgttaagtaaatatttaaagcataCTTTATTGTGTTCACAAAAACGGTAACATTCTAAAATACTGAGTAAGTAAAAAGTATGTTTTAAACCAATTGCATGCTATTAAATTTCATACAAAAGTTTTAGAAACCCGTCTCCTAATTCCCAACCACAAATCATCTATATCTTCTACTATTAAAACAATCAAGTTGGTGTCTAACTAGATGGCCATTTATCAATTACAGAGAACTGATTTTAACGGACTCTTGATGACTCGGCTTTTATAAGCATTTGGTTTTGGGTGTAAACAAATTTCGAGTGATCTAGAGATCAAACTGCATTGACACGCGAAACACAAACAATACCATGTCGGAGGGGCAATTAAAAATGGCCGGTCATAATAATTCCGTAATTCCGACATTAAGAGACCTCTAATGGATGACCATCCGCCCAGTGCTGGTTCAGCGATCAATTGAGCCGAACGATCGCTGATCGCCGCAGCCAAGTACCGCTTAATGCGCAAATAATTGTGAATTTCCATAAACGGGGCTAGCAATAGTTCAGTATAAATAGTGGCTTGGCCAGTCAGGAGTTTCCAAATCCATCCAAAAACGTCAAGTGTTCAGAATGCTGCGAAAGATCTGCTTTTTCCTGATCAGTTTTGTGGCCTTTGAGGCTGCCTTGGCTTGTGTAAGATTGTGAAAGGATCTGAATAGGACTCAGCTTAATCCTTTGGATATAACCCTTTTTCAGAATGGCTACAAGGCCAAGCTGGTGAAGATGGAGAACTGTGCCGGCGAGGATGCCATCATGACGGTGGGCAGCGACTTCAGCATCAAGCTGAACAAGAAATGCGAGCTGGTGCCCTCGGGTTGCATAAGCAATAAGCCATTTGGAACCGCCGTGGCCAAGTTCAAGGTCCAGAAGGATGGCATCGTGATGAAGGAGGGCAAGATCGACCTGTGCGCCGCCATCGATCAGGCCACCTCCGAGGCCAAGGACCTGCTCCGGCTCTTTGGAGCTCCATCATCCTGCCCAGTGGCCGAGGAGAAGGTCTGCGCCAACGATCACACCGTGGATCTCAGCAAGTACAAGGCCATGTTGGGCATGGCCCGCGGTCACCTGATCATCGACTCCGAGATCAAGCATGACACTGTAAGTTTGTTCTCATGActtacttaaattttattatcaatCATGTGGCTTTTTTCCAGGGCAAGTCCTGCTTCCATGCCGAAATCGAGCTCACCAAGAACTAAGTGTGCAAATACGTCCTGATGAGGGTCTTATGTTTATATTATGAGTCTTGCAAATCTTGTAGTTGTAAATACAAAAGCAATTCAAATTGGTAATGAGGTGCAcacaaaaaagtaataaacaaaatataccGAAATCGTTTTTGTCAAGTTAGAATTTTTAAGATACTAAagagataaaaatatttatactgtAAAGTATTCTGAAGTCTCagatgaaaaatgtttttatttttaactacgaaaaacggaaaacttttttttaaatgtttaaatgtctACTACGAAAAAcggaaaactttttttaaatttttatatgtcTTACTCATACCATTCTAACTAACAGTTTTGAACAAAAGATTGATTTTTCAGGCGAAATAAAGGTGAATTTTGAACTATGTCCATTTTAGAATGTGTAATATATTTACCAAGAACTTGGCCCCTGAAgtaattaatgtttttgtatttttttggaacTTCAAGCAGGTACTTTTTTCTCGACTTCCACCGCACTTCTTTCTGCAACTGCTTCTGTTGTAGGAGCTTCCGTAGGAGTTTCCGTAGGAGCTTCCGTAGTTTCTTCTGCTCCTCCAGCAGTAGTTGCAGTAATTGTGGTTGCTATTGCTCCTTCAGTAGGTATCTTCATATGATAGGCACAGCCATCTCTGCACTTTTTTAGAGTGTCAAACTCGTTTCTCTTAAAGAATTTGTAGCACCTTGTAGTCATCTAAATGATAGAAAGCTACGATAGATGTTCATTAGTATTTTAAATCTGGTTACCTGTATGCAATCAAACAGAACTCGATGGAACCTGTAGTAAACTCTACGGGGTCCCCTACAAACCTTTTCGTGTGCGTATTTGTGCTTCACCAAACAGTCTCTGTTCTTGGctaaataaacagaaattcAGGATTAAATTGGTGACTCATCTAATGAAATCTTACTCCTGCGCCTaaaaccctctgcaaggaAGCAACTGACTGCTAAAACTGTCAACAAAAGTAGTAACTTCATGGCCGATCATCAGAGGGATTGGGACTAAGTAGACATCCAACTTGCTGAAAATGAACACTTAACAAATCAGGCATAGCatgaaaattgtaatttaaaataataatgtaaatgcTTGTATGccttttaagctttaaaacagTTTTACAAGTTcccaaaataatattattgcTATTTAGGCTATAATCAgtatcaaatattttgtttttattatttcttcaCGCTATTGGAAgttaataacatatttttaccTCAGTGTATAATGtttcacaacattttttttacttttaagctttaaaatatttgttaaaattcccaagctatatttatttttgtacataCTTACTTTGCCACTATACTTACCCTATTATCAGtgatatatattcttttagtTATTAcggtaaaaaaattgttgtatcTGTATTAGTAATATCTCTTTATATCAGTGTACACAATTGTAACATTCCACAACACTTTCGGCTTACAAATAGGTTtcagaaacatttaaaacttaagGTTAGTCCGATACGAGTAGCGAAGGTAGTGTAGTTAAGGTAAGGAAGCTGTTCATCGAAGACCGTCTTGGGCAGAGTGAGGATTTGGATGTGGAAGCGCGTTCAGCTTCAGCAGATTCCGGAAAAGCTATAGTCAAACTCGGAGTTCTTCTCATTCAGGCGACCCAAATACTGCGAGTGCTTGATTCCAAAGCTGTAGGCGGGCACATGGGAGAGGTTTATCTATTTGTGAgcaaaatcaagaaaaaaaggTCAAGCAAACACATCAAATACTGCGCTGATTTAAGGAATTTAATCGCAAAACTATGCCCAATTCAGATATGGTCGTAGGCCCTGTCCGCCCGATTCTCCAACAAAAATTGAGTGCATTTCTGTGGAACTGTGACCGGCAGGGGCTTCTTGAGGTAAGGGGAATGGAGTATTCCAAAGGATATGGCCGGCGGCGAACGTTTCTCCCAGTACTGTGGGTTGGGTCAGGTTGAGGTTAAATCCATAATCATAAGGATTACATCtccataaaaaatatgtgatgcaacaaaataaactAGGGTTTCGAAATCATTTCAAAAGGTGTCGTATATCATAATATATTCAACggacttttatatttaaaatacatgatcctaaatacttttaatagtGAAATGATGATTGTAGAATTTGTGAATAAAATTGTGATAAAACAGCAATAGCAGTGGGTATTTCCatgtaaattatttgtatgtcTATGCTTATAATTtcctgcaattttttaatttaggaaataataatatactTATGTTATacttgaaaatttgtattctCCCCTTTAATAACCTAGTAGTGTTTTCCGCCCGCTTACCTTCTCCGGACAGTGGGCTCCGGGTCCGGGCTTCGCATCTTCGCTGCCCATCTTGTACTTGCCCCGCATCGAGTAGACCGGTGGCTTGGGCTTGACCACCGTGTACTCGCCGTCGTAGTATCCGGGTCCGGGGAAGATCATAACCGGAATCAGCGGCGGCTTCTCGCGACCCGTGATCGTGTAGGCCGGAGCCGAGCGGATCTTGCCCTCCTTGCTGCTGCCCATGACAGTGGGTATTTTGTAGACGTTAGGAGCTGTCAATGATTGGATGAAACAATGTTACTTGGATGTCAATATAAAGGCTAGTCAATTCGGAGGTTAATTCAATGGCTTGTCTCTTGGGCTGGTGTTTGAATGGGTTTCGGGTTAGTTTCGgtttggattggattgggtGATCTTGACATGACGTGCCTgcaaataaacacacgaaaCGGAAACGACGGACAACAAGGAAATGAGCAGACTTAGATCAGTTCACTTTCCAAAGAGTTTATGATTAATATCATTTCTGTATAGACTacctaatttttaatattatattaatgaGATTTACTCtctataaactataaaaattactcatacgactagtatttcaaataaaatgtttgtattttctaAACAAAGATTTGTTTTACTATctaattatctttttttttttaaacgatgTCTTTGTTCATTTAAGTGGTTTGACTCGATGAAAGGTGTGTGTAAAAAGCCAACGTTGCGTAT
This genomic stretch from Drosophila gunungcola strain Sukarami unplaced genomic scaffold, Dgunungcola_SK_2 000001F, whole genome shotgun sequence harbors:
- the LOC128261947 gene encoding serine protease inhibitor 42Dd-like, producing the protein MKCVFLLFLAMSVAGQFVSDFYKRFAKDNLDKNICISPFSVEILMHMVYMGAGGKTAQELRKILKPPPNESQVAPRFKDILTNLEVNENEVILANRIYVNDEYQLVSGYNELVKDSFKAEAQTINLKNSDNAASVVNKWAIEVSSGRIRNIVSPNDMKPDLKVALLSAIYFKPEWLYKFNPKDTYIADFHVTAQKRIPVEMMRMSGNFGVKITFRLNAQYIYLPLRNSNLTMVIFLPLEVDGLEKVEKRISTYFFRTIHKEYVDLRLPKFKIEFSADVKNILGKMGIRDAFESSADLSGLVKPSKAPINKVFQKASFEVDEEGDDEDTPPIEEYNKCAGCGQWEFIAEHPFAYLIRDQHTTYIQGHVVNPGT
- the LOC128261954 gene encoding uncharacterized protein LOC128261954; this translates as MLRKICFFLISFVAFEAALACNGYKAKLVKMENCAGEDAIMTVGSDFSIKLNKKCELVPSGCISNKPFGTAVAKFKVQKDGIVMKEGKIDLCAAIDQATSEAKDLLRLFGAPSSCPVAEEKVCANDHTVDLSKYKAMLGMARGHLIIDSEIKHDTGKSCFHAEIELTKN
- the LOC128261956 gene encoding uncharacterized protein LOC128261956, with the protein product MKLLLLLTVLAVSCFLAEGFRRRTKNRDCLVKHKYAHEKVCRGPRRVYYRFHRVLFDCIQMTTRCYKFFKRNEFDTLKKCRDGCAYHMKIPTEGAIATTITATTAGGAEETTEAPTETPTEAPTTEAVAERSAVEVEKKVPA
- the LOC128263529 gene encoding outer dense fiber protein 3-like; its protein translation is MGSSKEGKIRSAPAYTITGREKPPLIPVMIFPGPGYYDGEYTVVKPKPPVYSMRGKYKMGSEDAKPGPGAHCPEKYWEKRSPPAISFGILHSPYLKKPLPINLSHVPAYSFGIKHSQYLGRLNEKNSEFDYSFSGIC